Proteins co-encoded in one Pseudophryne corroboree isolate aPseCor3 chromosome 1, aPseCor3.hap2, whole genome shotgun sequence genomic window:
- the GCNT1 gene encoding beta-1,3-galactosyl-O-glycosyl-glycoprotein beta-1,6-N-acetylglucosaminyltransferase — protein sequence MLRRKLRNCKVNRVNFLICIALTAVTLTVVKNHNKTLFFGPRNLELVLENPTSRVNCTKIISGDYAEIQNAKLNMITVEYKRHLHQLTENDYINMTKDCDSFTKDRKYILYPLSKEESDFPIAYSIVVHHKIDMLERLLRTIYMPQNYYCIHVDKKATESFLSAVKAIAACFENVFLATRLENVVYASWSRVQADINCMKDLYHANAHWKYLINLCGMDFPIKTNREMVQMLKALKGENSLETEKMPPHKESRWRKHYQIGESVQKTDIDKKPPPYQVPVFSGSAYFVVSRAFVSYVLENDKIRTFLEWSEDTFSPDEFVWATLQRFPEMPGSVPANGKYDISDMNSIARFVKWQYLEGDVSLGAPYPPCSGTHVRSVCVFGSGDLQFMLGKHHLFANKFDMNVDAIAIQCLEEHLRHKALYTERHG from the coding sequence ATGCTGAGAAGAAAATTACGTAATTGTAAAGTCAATCGAGTAAACTTTCTTATCTGTATTGCCCTCACTGCAGTGACACTTACAGTGGTTAAAAACCACAACAAAACTCTATTTTTTGGCCCTAGGAACCTAGAGCTTGTATTGGAGAATCCTACCAGCCGTGTGAATTGCACCAAGATCATAAGCGGAGACTATGCGGAAATCCAGAATGCCAAATTAAATATGATCACTGTTGAGTACAAGAGGCATCTACATCAACTGACTGAAAATGATTACATCAACATGACAAAAGACTGCGACTCTTTTACCAAGGACCGCAAATATATTTTATATCCACTCAGCAAAGAGGAGAGTGACTTCCCTATAGCATATTCAATAGTGGTTCATCATAAAATTGACATGTTGGAAAGACTGTTGCGCACAATATATATGCCTCAGAATTACTACTGTATCCATGTTGACAAAAAAGCTACGGAATCTTTTCTGTCTGCAGTGAAGGCAATTGCAGCTTGttttgaaaatgtcttccttgcaaCCCGATTGGAAAATGTAGTGTATGCATCATGGTCACGAGTGCAGGCTGACATCAACTGCATGAAAGATCTGTACCATGCGAATGCCCACTGGAAGTACTTAATAAACCTTTGTGGGATGGACTTTCCAATAAAAACCAACCGAGAAATGGTGCAAATGTTAAAAGCATTGAAGGGCGAAAACAGCCTAGAAACTGAGAAGATGCCACCACATAAAGAATCCAGGTGGCGGAAACACTACCAAATAGGTGAAAGTGTTCAGAAAACGGACATCGACAAAAAGCCACCACCCTATCAGGTCCCTGTGTTTTCTGGCAGTGCCTATTTTGTTGTTAGCCGAGCATTTGTCAGCTATGTCCTGGAAAATGACAAAATTAGAACCTTTCTAGAATGGTCTGAGGACACTTTTAGTCCAGATGAATTTGTATGGGCCACATTACAAAGATTTCCTGAAATGCCAGGATCGGTCCCTGCCAATGGGAAGTatgacatttctgacatgaactcaATAGCCAGGTTTGTGAAGTGGCAGTACTTGGAAGGAGATGTGTCCTTGGGTGCACCGTACCCACCATGCAGCGGGACTCATGTCCGTTCAGTGTGTGTTTTTGGATCTGGTGACTTGCAGTTTATGTTGGGAAAGCACCActtatttgctaacaaatttgacatGAATGTTGATGCCATTGCTATTCAGTGCCTGGAAGAACATTTGAGACACAAAGCCTTGTATACAGAAAGGCATGGGTGA